The Ruania alba genome has a window encoding:
- a CDS encoding DUF2510 domain-containing protein, which produces MSDQAAGWYPDPSGENQQRYWDGDSWTDYYAPALPTAEEPTGPQTAHEDYPYLAGVTHQRPDVMVTPGTPGAWSTSTAWGTPAPGKDDSGTKVFGDGVRKTPGGVAAVASLVVLAVLLVAGLGWWAVSGLRGDDPDPTGGPTGGGTTTTGTVTLDESTTGEVERAGQWEGTVSVSAETVVLLDVRSEDGEDLFLSVQDSSGSEIVEQDDRGRELADVVGGTSLDPLAMVRLPQGEYTVLVNEVRGEQSGLELIATAVTETVTVGERYTAEVPDDGYWVGVATVPEDGAYTIDVRDTGSKDPTLVSVDSDGRDRSNDDRDYENDELDPLIEADLPAGDLLLLVSEWHGDQTTVTIDVTGPA; this is translated from the coding sequence GTGAGCGATCAGGCGGCGGGCTGGTACCCGGACCCCTCCGGGGAGAACCAGCAACGGTACTGGGACGGGGACTCCTGGACCGACTACTACGCCCCGGCACTGCCCACCGCTGAGGAGCCGACCGGGCCGCAGACCGCGCACGAGGACTACCCGTATCTGGCCGGCGTCACGCACCAACGTCCCGATGTGATGGTCACGCCCGGAACGCCGGGGGCCTGGTCCACGTCAACGGCGTGGGGCACCCCTGCGCCGGGGAAGGACGACTCCGGCACGAAAGTGTTCGGGGACGGGGTCCGCAAGACTCCCGGCGGAGTGGCTGCGGTGGCTTCCCTCGTGGTCCTGGCCGTGCTGCTGGTGGCAGGGCTCGGCTGGTGGGCAGTCTCGGGCCTGCGCGGCGACGACCCCGATCCCACCGGCGGTCCGACCGGTGGTGGCACCACCACCACCGGGACGGTGACTCTGGACGAGTCGACCACGGGAGAGGTCGAGCGTGCCGGCCAGTGGGAGGGCACGGTGAGCGTGTCCGCGGAAACGGTCGTGCTGCTCGACGTGCGGTCCGAGGACGGCGAGGACCTTTTTCTGAGCGTGCAGGACTCCTCCGGTTCCGAGATCGTCGAACAGGACGACCGGGGCCGGGAGCTGGCCGACGTCGTGGGTGGCACGTCCCTGGACCCGTTGGCGATGGTCCGGCTCCCGCAGGGCGAATACACCGTGCTGGTCAATGAGGTGCGGGGCGAGCAGAGCGGCCTCGAGCTCATCGCGACCGCAGTCACCGAGACGGTGACAGTCGGCGAGCGGTACACGGCGGAGGTGCCCGACGACGGGTACTGGGTCGGGGTAGCGACGGTCCCCGAGGACGGTGCGTACACGATCGACGTGCGAGACACCGGCAGCAAAGACCCCACCCTCGTGTCCGTGGACTCGGACGGCCGGGACCGCTCCAACGACGACCGGGACTACGAGAACGACGAGCTCGATCCACTCATCGAGGCAGACCTGCCCGCGGGTGACCTGCTGCTGCTCGTCTCCGAGTGGCACGGCGACCAGACGACGGTGACGATCGACGTGACGGGTCCGGCCTGA
- a CDS encoding methyltransferase domain-containing protein — MNALSPRLAAIVAALPLRPGLRVLEIGGAPGAAARAVAERIGNGHILVIDRSATGVAQIRRNAAAQIETGVLSTRQVAAEHFELLTSEAPFDLAFAVRVGALDGRHPRAGALAKERIAAALTPTGRLFIDGGDPLREVELPGR; from the coding sequence ATGAACGCGCTGTCACCCCGGCTCGCCGCAATCGTTGCCGCGCTGCCGCTACGGCCAGGGCTTCGGGTCCTGGAGATCGGCGGTGCGCCGGGCGCCGCGGCACGAGCGGTCGCCGAGCGGATCGGGAACGGCCACATCCTGGTGATCGACCGCTCCGCCACCGGTGTGGCCCAGATTCGCCGCAACGCCGCAGCACAGATCGAGACCGGTGTGCTCAGCACACGCCAGGTCGCGGCCGAACACTTCGAGTTGCTCACGTCCGAGGCACCGTTCGACCTCGCCTTCGCCGTCCGGGTCGGAGCACTCGACGGCCGCCACCCCCGGGCCGGTGCACTGGCCAAGGAGCGGATCGCGGCTGCGCTCACGCCGACCGGGCGACTCTTTATCGACGGCGGCGACCCGCTGCGCGAGGTCGAGCTGCCCGGTCGCTGA
- the ybaK gene encoding Cys-tRNA(Pro) deacylase yields the protein MGRKRTASGGTPATVALANAGIDFGTHPYAHDPASELSYGLEAAAALGVPAEVVFKTLVARVDGLPGQGLAVAILPVAETLDLKALAQALGQKKATMADPAAAQRSSGYVTGGISPIGQRTALPTVIDATAQELPLMYVSGGRRGFDISLAPQDLAQVTHGRFEPITTHLNRSR from the coding sequence ATGGGCAGGAAGCGCACCGCCTCCGGCGGCACCCCGGCCACCGTGGCGCTGGCGAATGCTGGGATCGACTTCGGCACGCACCCTTACGCCCACGACCCGGCCAGCGAGCTGAGCTACGGGTTGGAAGCGGCGGCTGCGCTCGGGGTGCCTGCGGAGGTCGTGTTCAAGACACTGGTGGCCCGGGTGGACGGCCTACCCGGACAGGGCCTCGCGGTGGCCATCCTGCCGGTGGCCGAGACTCTCGACCTCAAGGCGCTCGCCCAGGCGCTGGGGCAGAAGAAGGCAACGATGGCTGACCCGGCCGCGGCGCAACGGTCCAGCGGATACGTGACCGGGGGCATCTCCCCCATCGGTCAACGCACGGCCCTGCCCACAGTGATCGATGCCACCGCCCAGGAGTTGCCGCTTATGTACGTCTCGGGCGGCCGCCGCGGGTTCGACATCTCCCTCGCGCCGCAGGACCTGGCCCAGGTGACGCATGGGAGGTTCGAGCCGATCACCACCCACCTGAACCGGAGCCGATGA